The Schistocerca nitens isolate TAMUIC-IGC-003100 chromosome 2, iqSchNite1.1, whole genome shotgun sequence nucleotide sequence gcctcgggcatggatgtgtgtgatgtccttaggttagttaggtttaagtagttcaaagttctaggggactgatgacctcacaagttaagtcccatagtgctcagagccatttgaaccatttgaacttatggaCAGGTCTTGTTCCAACATCACCAACGTATGATGTGCTCCATATCTTGTAGTAATTGATTAGCTATAATTCATTAGATATCTGAGATACAGTTAGGTCTGTTCATCTGTTAGTGCCCAGTTCACGCTTTCTAATACGCCAAAGTGCTATTTACTATGGAACAAATGAACTCCACTACAAAAATCCACATTCTGGAAACCAGATGATTTTGTACGTTTTGACACAGCCTGTTCTTCAAGTAGACAGGTAGTAGTCGAGTAAGTCTGCAGTATAACGAAGGGTTTCGGACAGTTAGCGGCATTCCATGCGCAAGCATTGAAAAACTCACCCGTAGTTTATGTAATCTGATTATATTGCGTATAGTACTCTGCATGAACATATATAATTTTGAATGCTTACATAATAACTATTTGTAAGGTGATCCTACCAATTTTCCGGAATCAGTTTAGGTAGCACAGAGCACGTGTAACGTAATCGTTGCACGCATGCATTATGCAGGTAGCTGAAATGTAATACAGGCTAGCATTGTAGGGTCTCAGCCACCTATATTGCCGGAAATTATATCTGTCTCGAGTTCTCGTTAGAGAGAAGTAATTGTTAGAAACGACAATTCCGAGAGTAGAGTCATCAATTAGCAACTGTATAGTTAACAGGTCGTGCTGAACGACATAGTACACTTGTTTTGGTAAAACATCGATTCGCGACAGTAATCAGTTCCGAAATGTCGAAACGAGGATGACTACTTCGGAGTACATGACATGAGTTGCGAAGCGACCTGAAATGGGTATTGTGATATTGCACAGTGTTCGAGGTACTGCAGTGCCATTATAAAAGTATAGGGTTTAAATTGCCGCTGCACTATCCAGGTGTGGGTGTACTTACCCCTTTCACGGTTCAAAAGACCACCGTCTATTTCCTGTCACAACAGTGTCCAGGTCAAACTCATACTCCATCTGTAAGTATTTTGTCGGTGACGGAATATATAAAGCGAGTTATTTTATCGGTTTTCTTGCCTTAGACACGTatatattaatgaaaatttgtgaGACTATTGTCACAGGACTATTAAGTTAACAAAATGACACATGCGTTTTCACTTTTCCTGCACGTTTCTGAGAGAATACAAAGATTGCCCTGGTTAAACATTTAGTAGTAAAGAATGTAATAACTCGAGACGTAAACGAGATATTTATTGTCGATTTGCTTCTACAAGTATCGAAactcaaaatgttttctgtgtttacttGCGGCAGCTGGTACCGTGTGCGCCTGTATGTAACTGCTTTGTTCACGTAAACGCGCAATAGTCACGTGGATTTCATGGCAGAAAGTTCTCCATGCGCTTTCTCTGGCGGAAAGAGCCACAACTTCCTCATGACGTTAATGAGCAAGATGGCGAACCACGTAGGTTTGCGAACATTGTGAAGGATTTGTTGGATAATGATCTCCTAGATCGCTCTGGATTGCCGCACTGGAAGCCCAGTTACTACGCCACTTGATTTTTTTCTGCTTGGGTTTATCAAGAATCCAATATACCAGACACCAGATAATGCTCTACCATATCCGAGTCATAGCATTCGTGAAGCTGTCACAAATGTTACGCCTGCTGTGCTGCTAAACTCTTGGAAAGAAGTGGAATGCAGATTAAATGTCTGTTGCGCCACTAACGGTGGGCATGTCGAGATGTAGTTAAGTGTGTGAAAGATTGTTTTGAGTTTCCATGTTTATAGAAACGTACTGTAACTAAATATCTCAGTTACTTCTCAATTGTATGTTTACCCCAGACGCCCTGTATTAAAATTTAGtataattacaattattattattacttcataGGGCCAATTAAGATAACGTTAAGGCTTATTGCTGTATTTTATTTCCAAAAGACCCTCTATTTAGTGTGCACGCATCCATTTGCGTTCCTCTTACTATGAGCACCTCGTCGCTTGTCAGAATGTGCATTTCGATTTATATTGTTTGTAATTATAGCTGCCGGCAGAGAAGTCTTTGCCTAAGACATCTTCGGGCTAGATTCCTAGTGTATGGTGGCCTTTTGTGATGCTTACGCAGCCGTGAAAGAGAAATGATTAACCTTTTTAAAGTGTATACTTTATATCAGAAAGTAAGAAGCTGAGCTAACGGCATATTTCACGTAAGGATTTGTGTGCATATGTGCCGCACCAACGCCGTTACATTGTGTTCCCTATGCAGGGCTTGCCCTGCTGGCGACTACGTGTCATTCACGACCCAGTGACGAGGAGTACTGCCCAGAGAGCTGCCCGCCGCTGATACTTCACGTCTGCAAGCAGCACGTGTTTAGCCGCAAGTACTACAAGTTCAGCCACCCGTGTCGTTTGAGGCAGTGCGAGTGCAAGAATGACACACGTAAGTACCTaataaagaatgttaaaaattatagttttgtattcagcagacgcgcgggattagccgagcggtctagggcgctgcagtcatggactgcgcggctggtctcggcggaggttcgagtcctccctcgggcatgggtgtgtgtgtttgtcgttaggataatttaggttaagttgtgtgtaagttttgggactgatgaccttagcagttaactcccataagatttcaaacacatttgaacttttttttgtattcAGCATACGTAAAAGGAGTTGTAGAAACAGGTAATACTGGTACGCACACATCAAGGCGTAACGCCACCTCTGATATTAAAAGCAACCCCTGAATTCTGTTCGGCTCAAATATATGACAGTCCTGAACGGAGATAAACGAACTTTTGTTCCATGTATTGTAAGGAAGCAGCTCCACTTTCCTCAAAGGAGCTGAAAAGGAGTAAGTACCTTTTCAGTTCTAGTAACAGTGACCGCCATGGCTGAATATTCCATTTCGGCGACTGAATGTTCTGGAAAAACGCACTTTTGGTGTTCGTCACACCCACCATGAACACTTATAGCCGCGTAAGAATGTTCATAAACGTTTAAAAAGCTATGTCTCGCTGGAAAAAAAATTTGGCGATACTGAACGAAATCTTTAACTGGAAATCAGCTCACAACACCCACCAGTTACCCTATGGTTCAATACGATGAGCAGGTCGTTAAAGAACATCCCTTAAACTTAACAAATGGAAGGAAACAATGCGTGGTGCTCTCCTTATTGAGAGGTGAATACGAAAAGGAACAGATGTGGAAGTTGAAGTATGGTACTTTTTTTCGTTAGAAATACATACAGACCGATTTTCCTAACTCCGTAGTGCCTACTTTTTTAGTTCCGTCTGACAGTTAGTCAATACTTCATTCTAAAGAACCTTATTCCTATAGCAGTTGCACCAATTGTTGCACATCTGATTTGTTACAAACAAATTGACGCTGGTAATTATAGTAAACGATTTCTACACTTCAATAAAGACTAAAACAGGTTTTACAAACGATTCGTCACTTAGGTATTAGTTAGCACGTAATTTTTCAGTTTATAACCTCTGTTTAAGAAACACTGTGTTGTTGTACACATTCTGTTTACTATAGTAGATAATAACTGTTTGCTTCTTTCGATCCGTTTTCGTTCCGTGTCATGCGGTCATCTTTAGTACATATCTGTTCACAATAAACTCGATAGCAGGCGTTAactgtttttgttgatgttgtgaTGTGTTTAAGCGTCTGCTGTTGGAGAGAAGCATGGGAGATTGCAACAGTTTAGTAGGTCGTCAGTATACTAAAGAAGATAGGTCGAGACTGGCGGTTTCTGAATGTCTGCAGTGTATAGGATATTAAGGAGAGAGGAAGGGACACATTTTGGGTCATCCCATTACCAGGATAAAATATGGAGATGTGACTGAGTTACGTAGAATTTGATGGAGGAACGACGTTATTAGGCACACCTTTCGACTCGGAACACATAGGCTAAGGAaaacatgaattttattttatgtactgtATCTGACGCGAGATAAGGTAGATAAGGTGAACGACTTCGCCGTCTACGGAGTAGTTATCACGAAAGCAACGTGTTGGGAATAAATAGGTATGGCGCTAGGTGTAGTTGGTTTCACTAGGTGATGTTGGTTttcagaattaaatgtcaggccaAGACAAGGCCTGAGAATGTGTTTTGTAAGGTTTCAGGAAAAGTTGAACCTCTTTTCCACTTCCTCTGTTGATAAATTGTGTTACGATTGTTACTGTCAGGGATAGAAGTGGTTTCGTGGTAGATGATTGGAAGATTTTTTTTTCAGcctccgatcggtcaagaaattaAAACTGGAGAAAATCCAGTGAAGCTTTCcacagatgtgttgtgcagtgtctctacTATGCCTGCCTATCGCTTCACCCCACACTTTTCACAGTGAACACACAAAATTGACGAGATAGGTAGTGCCTCCCGCCAAGCGGCAAGTTCCTGCTGAGGTGTTACGCCTGATTTGATGCATCCCACATGACGTAACTGTCATAGATTTCCCCCTTGATGAAAATTTTCGCCTGCAAACTCCGTGGGAATCGAAAAAactcctgtagcgttttcgatgggaagtgtttgataaccCATCATACAGCTCCGACGTTGCTCCCATTGATTTTCCTCTCTTCGCTCACATAAACCGCGGCCTATGATAACAGCGGTTTGGCACAGACACCAAGCTGCAAACCAGCGTTGGAAATTGTGGAAATCACGGTGGTTGCCTTCTGttacgagagtattggaaagttggtaccactacgaaaaattcgaagtaggagcTGCAACTATGTAGAGAACTAGCTGGAAGGTAAACCCAtaggttgtaaataaaacatttttgacattcactgtggtttcaataaGGAGACcgatgagagagaaaaaaaaataaaaaagacatagCTCCCGTACTACGACATTGGGTTGTGACCTGGTGTAATGTCTGACTTCCTAGCGAATACTTACGTTATGTCTTCTGCTATTATAGGTCCATTTAGACCTATTTCTGCAGTGCTGTGTAAGTACTGAGAGTTCCATGCGAGAAATGGAATATCTATCTTTCTGCATTGACATACGCTATTTGACTGTACACGTACTAGGgaatatgaggtgtgtccacccttcaccttttaaTGCCTGAATGCTAGCGCAACTAGTTGTGTCCCctccttcctcaagagccgaactaGATAAGGTAGCGATGTTGGACTCTGAGGTCTGAAACAAAGATGACGTGTTATCtcttcccaaatgtgttccattcgcCTCAGGTGGGATCTCTGGGCATACCACCTCATTTCAAAAATGGTATCGTCCACAAACAATTGCGTTACAGATACTGCTTTGTGATACGGTGCATTGCCATTCTGAAACAgtcatcgtcttcgaactgttgGTCTACTGTTCGCAGTACACAACATTGTAAAAAATGCTTAAGTTCAATAAGGGGACCTCACTATAAACATTATATTGTCATACTCATACTAGCGTCGTCTCCGAAATTTTAGTCTACTCTGTACAGTAATGTAAAAAGTTTTGATATCATTGTGCATTTTACGTTTCCTGACGTGCAGTAGAGGGATCACACTGTAAACTCCTCTATCATAACACCGCCCCTTCCATATTTCGTTTTGGCGTTACACttcatggcaggtaacgttctccagacattcccAAATCCAAATCCATCGGATTggtacagggtatagcgtgattcatcactccaggtcATTCGTTTTCAGTCGTTCACTGCTCAGTGACGGCCCTCTTTAAATCACTCACAACGTTGCTTAGCACTAGCCACAgaaagtgtggcttatgaggagctcagAATTGTTAAATATTTCgtagccacttgttgacaaattgagtTTTGAATTCCTTaacgggttcttcggctgacgtttgtttgatgatttctccgacgtttcgccagcacgagtagctGTCATTGTAAAAGCTTCATTCTCCATTGCTGCTGGTGTTGCTCGAGCTTCGTACCCTACTTTGTTTTCACCATGCGCACAAACATTGTGCTCGCTGGAGTGTTGGTAGCCCTTTGGATTCATTTCACAATGTCTGCTACCTCACGCAATGCTTGATGGGCTTTTTCCGTTAGTACATTATCTCCGCCTGGACTTGGTTTGGCTGCggttgttctttcgcgtttccagttcacaacGAAATTACTAACAGTCGatatgggcagctttagaaggattgaatgACCCCTGGAGTTATTACTCCGGCTACGTCCCGTGACTAGTCAATGTACAATACTCCACACCTTCATTTAAACTGGCTGGTCCGTCTCtggtgacatctagcggtcaatttCGATTTATGCAATGCTTTCAGATTACTTTTGATCAGAGAGAGTACGTCGAGATCAACGGAGTTATTAAATTCGAGGTCACGTGAGACAGCGCATTTGCTTTTCAGATATAATGCAAAGTGAAGTTGAGGTGTACTGGAGTGGAGGGTAGGATATGGATTTGGAGGGGTGGGTTTACTTTGTGAAAGGGGATGCACTGATTTCTACTACTTATTTGAGTTTATCAGTGATTCGTTCTTTTTAGTGCGCGTATATTCCACTCCCGACATACTTTTGCTTCTAAGTAATTATGAGTTCGTTGTTAGGGCAGTCCGTGGAGTGGGAGGGTGGAATGCTCTCTGCACAGaaggagaaagagggagagagagaaagtgagagggcTAGAGCATGTGTAACACGGTTACAGTAGATGGGTCAAGTAGGGATAGGTTTGGTCATTGTATGTGTAATTTGTAGAAAGTTTTGCTCTGGCTGTCGGCATAATGATGGTCGTTATAGTTCTGGCTTTCGAAATTACTGTTGATTAGGGCTCTGTGGGATACCATTCCGCATAGAACTGATGTGCGGTAAGTCTTGCTGAGCAGTTGGATGGATAATGGTCGTCGTTGGGTCTGTGGTAGCAGATCTGGAGAAGGACGGGTAGGTGATATTCACATTTAGACGTTGAATTTATGCTGTAGTTCGCCTGTGTTGTGAGGAGCCAATGATGGAGTCACGGATAGTAATCGTGTCAGGATGGATGTGGTTAGGTATCCATTTATGGAGTCAACTATCGTTTACCTTAATAAGTTACATATGTAGTTTGTTAATAGATACTGTAATACACTTTGGATACGTTCAGCAGGTGTAAGGCAGTAATTAATAAAAAGGACCACTTTGAGAAATTTAGGTGATCAATTCAAAATCAGAGTGAGTGTATCAAATTGTATCAGCCACgactaattaaaattttaatgacagAGCGTACAAATAAGACCAGCAGTGTCTATTCTTATGGAGTTCCGGCAACAACATACAACGTCGACGACCAGAAAGGCACCATCGAAAACGTGCTGAATGGGGAACCCATGCTTATTAAATCGGACAAACACCAGGTGCAACATTCTATACAAAATGCGACGTCAGTTCCTACATAATGAGGTTCCTACCTAAGTGGCACAACGGAGATTTTAAGCTCAACGTACTGGGGGCATTCAGCAAAAGCTATATGCCATAAAACAGCAAACGCGGTGAGGAATTTTCAGCAATTCTTCGTAAAGTGACATGCGTTTTTAGCCTGCATCTTTGCTTGAAAAGTTTCCCCCCGAACCGATGAGAGATGTAATTAATCGACGAAGCTCATCCTTTTATTGAGGAAGAATGGCGCAGAAAATCGATTATATTCTTTTCAATGCATTTATCTCGGCTGCCACCTTAACAGCGGGAAGCACAGGAAACCTAAAAACTTGGATGACCAGGCAAAATCTTGAAATACAGTCCCCTCGAGTGTTGGTCCAGTGTATCAACATCTGCATCATCTTGCACGCTTGTACATCATTTTAAATGGGTTCGTCACGGAGTTGCAACAGCTAATGTTGACCTTTCGTGgattctcaaaaaataaaaaataaaaaattatacagagGCAGAATACAAAGTAACATATCCATGATTTGTCTGATTACATGCCGCAACaattacagaatcttattgcagcctTTGCTCTGAATGTAAGAGATTATGTGCAGGGCATTTCAAGATATTTGCATCAaacatgtagacaaaatgttagctTACCGTTgatgcaaatacttttaaataaTCTTACATTTGGGTAACGTTAATCCTTCGTGTGTTTCCATGTACACAATCTGTTTATGCCACAGAAGGTTGATGATGTTGTAGAAACTCTAGTGTAATTATTTCTTAGAGCCAACTCTATGGAAGTTGGCTACATATTGTACTTACTGGCATTATTACTCAGCATCAATCATTGAAAAttcttattcttcatgttttagctTTCTATTCGGCGGACCTTCATCACTGCAATGGCCTTCCGGTAGACTACTGTCCACCACGCTACGACTGGGACACCGTGAGCTCCGAGAGCTCCGAGTGACACGAGAGGAGAACAATAACTCAGCAGCTGACTGTCCTCTGTCTTTTCGTTTCACTGACAGTGTCTCGACTAACTAAGAGGACTTGTGTATCTAGTTTCTAAGAAAAGTTAGTAAAATGTTAAGAACACTTGACTAAAATCTCAATGTTCTCAGTCATTATTcttcatagaacaaatatttacaattgtggAGCATACTTCACTCTCCGAGATACTGCATTCAGAAATAGCACACATGTTGAGTGACCGTGCCATCCGACGAAGAGTGAGTTCAACTCTAAGGCTTGAGGTGACAGCAGATGTCTTATGTATATGATTTTTCTGTCACAACAAATGCAATAATAGCTAATGTGTGAATGGActgataattttatattttcacgaGAATTTCATTTAGTCTTATAAAACTAATTCAACAGAAACTCTTAAAGTGAAGTCAGTGAAATAAAGTTTGATGTAAATGGCAATTACTGCAAAGGGAAATATAGTGTCAATTATCTATTTACTTGTCAGAACTAAAATGTTTAGCTCATAAAAGGTAGTGACCAATCTGAGAGAGGAATACCTTAATTTGGAGCCCAGCCATACGTCGCAACATTATCTTCCACATTGAGATAAGCATTTAATAATACTTggtgccggcccctgtggccgagcggttctaggcgctttagtccgaaaaccgcgctgctgctgcctcgggcaaggatgtgtgtgatgttaggtttgagtagttctaagtctaggggctgatgacctcagatgttaagtcacatagttcttagagccatttaaaccatttgaatgcTTGACAAACAGACGATAATTACCTCTTAAAATTTAGAAGTCACTTTGACGCTGTCTAGTTACGAGATGAATATATTCATATATGTGCTCGGTGTCATAATGCATCAGGAGATTCATTGCTACGAGGTGTTAAATATTCATCATGTGTCTTTTTTCTATATTCTTGCTTCATCGTTGTCAGATAATCTTAATTTTACTTCACTTAACAGATACAGCTTTATACATCTTCAGAAGGAAAATGAATTAGGATACGTAGAGCAGGGACCACGACTGGCATTACTCGATTCCTTTCGTCGTCCATAACAATCTGTAAATAGCTGCTGAGTGACACAAAACTTATAGATCGCGTTCAAAAGCgagtaaataaaaattttctgtCCAACACTTATCTGGATATTCATCAATAAGCCTTTAATCTTACTCGTGCAAGGCAAAAATGTCTTTCCAGACTCCAAAGTCTGGTAACAACTTATAACATTAATTTAATTTCCGTCTTCTAAATACAATTCAATATACTCAAATCCAGAGCATTTGTATATTAGAAGCCTTACACATTAAAATGAACAAGACAATTTCGTGAAGATTTCAAACCATTAAAACCAATTACAAATGCAACATGAATAAAAATTACGACCGAATTCGCACAGAGGAATCAGGGACAATATGTGCCCTTGTCTTTTCTAGGGACGATTGAGGGCCATAGGTGTTCTTCGGGATGTGACCAAATATTCCATTTCAAAGGCGTCACACGTTCTCCTCGTGAACAGCCGTTACATAAAAAGAGAGAAAATACGTTATCCGTAGGCATATAACAAACACATGTTTTAACATGTAAAACAAGttggaaaaatatttgttcattCATTGGATCGGTGGTTACAGGTGGAGTTTGTCACCGACACTTCGTGACACTACAATTACTGAACTTagtttcctctgcagttttttaAGACAATGATACCAACCTAAACGCCTTGTTGGTGTATAAGAGCAGGTTGGCTCTTCTTTTGAATTGTTGGTATACAGGCACTCAAAATAGCACATAGAATAGCTGAAATATAATTACGAACAGGAAAAGCCTTAGGATCATGACCAGCGAAGAGAAACA carries:
- the LOC126234483 gene encoding uncharacterized protein LOC126234483, producing MKVSLALVTGLALLATTCHSRPSDEEYCPESCPPLILHVCKQHVFSRKYYKFSHPCRLRQCECKNDTPFYSADLHHCNGLPVDYCPPRYDWDTVSSESSE